Proteins from one Deinococcus actinosclerus genomic window:
- a CDS encoding PA2169 family four-helix-bundle protein translates to MTMSNENVLDKLQYLLGTLRDGQKGFADAAEHATDPSLKSLFSERSAQRAQLASEVEAHIGRLGDKPREGGSVGAALHRTWLNVRDALTGRDDTAVVAEAERGEDVAVENYQDVLKAEGLPADVRSFVEGQYAKVKASHDQIRDMKRSMEAR, encoded by the coding sequence ATGACCATGAGCAACGAGAACGTCCTCGACAAACTGCAGTACCTCCTCGGTACCCTGCGCGACGGCCAGAAGGGATTCGCTGACGCTGCCGAGCACGCCACCGATCCCAGCCTCAAGAGCCTCTTCTCCGAGCGCAGCGCCCAGCGTGCCCAGCTTGCCAGTGAAGTCGAGGCCCACATTGGCCGCCTGGGCGACAAGCCCCGCGAGGGCGGCAGTGTCGGCGCCGCGCTGCACCGCACCTGGCTGAACGTCCGTGACGCCCTGACCGGCCGTGATGACACGGCTGTCGTCGCCGAGGCCGAGCGCGGCGAGGACGTGGCTGTCGAGAACTACCAGGACGTGCTGAAGGCCGAGGGGCTGCCCGCCGACGTGCGCAGCTTCGTCGAGGGTCAGTACGCCAAGGTCAAGGCCAGCCACGACCAGATCCGCGACATGAAGCGCAGCATGGAAGCCCGCTGA
- a CDS encoding GNAT family N-acetyltransferase: MSDATPPTLPAPDAEWFETPSLRGRLVTLEGLHPEHGADLSAGATDDTIRFLARGGPAANTPAAWGEYVTRLNALPRRVNFAVRSLSSGRVVGRVSYSEVNVADRWVEVGTMLLPEAQGTGVNADAKELVMARAFEVLGANRVHFKVDARNERSLRAMRRLGATEEGVLRAYQVLPDGSARDSVMFSVLRAEWPAVRAGLRARLP; this comes from the coding sequence ATGAGCGACGCGACTCCCCCCACCCTGCCGGCCCCGGACGCCGAGTGGTTCGAGACCCCGAGCCTGCGCGGGCGGCTGGTGACCCTGGAGGGCCTGCACCCCGAGCACGGGGCCGACCTGAGCGCCGGGGCCACCGACGACACCATCCGGTTCCTGGCGCGCGGCGGCCCGGCGGCCAACACCCCGGCGGCGTGGGGGGAGTACGTGACGCGGCTGAACGCCCTGCCGCGCCGCGTGAACTTCGCGGTGCGGTCGCTCTCGTCCGGGCGGGTGGTGGGGCGCGTCAGTTACAGCGAGGTGAACGTGGCCGACCGCTGGGTGGAGGTCGGCACGATGCTGCTGCCCGAGGCGCAGGGAACCGGCGTGAATGCCGACGCCAAGGAACTGGTCATGGCGCGGGCCTTCGAGGTGCTGGGCGCCAACCGCGTGCACTTCAAGGTGGACGCCCGCAACGAGCGCAGCCTGCGGGCCATGCGGCGCCTGGGGGCCACCGAGGAGGGGGTGCTGCGGGCCTATCAGGTGCTGCCGGATGGATCGGCGCGGGATTCGGTGATGTTCAGCGTGCTGCGCGCGGAGTGGCCGGCGGTGCGGGCGGGGCTCCGCGCGCGGCTGCCCTGA
- a CDS encoding monothiol bacilliredoxin BrxC family protein — protein sequence MTQAAQNEAQVLVPLTTPEEVDQFLSEYPLAAVFKAGTCHKTMQGFGVLETFLQRHDLPVGFIRVVDWRPASNHVAQLTGIQHHSPQLILFRDGEPQFEVNNWDITPQALAPVFEAQVPVREGVANVATDDNVEPYRRLMRAYLDGQLSDWAFQDQYVNMFRDDASLRSQREFELLSRLFGDPDAYHGGLHQLGAPQGRGDLKARVQDLLTELN from the coding sequence ATGACGCAAGCCGCTCAGAACGAAGCGCAGGTGCTCGTGCCCCTGACCACCCCCGAGGAAGTGGATCAGTTCCTCAGCGAGTACCCGCTGGCCGCCGTGTTCAAGGCCGGGACCTGCCACAAGACCATGCAGGGTTTCGGGGTGCTGGAAACCTTCCTGCAGCGCCACGACCTGCCCGTGGGCTTCATCCGCGTGGTGGACTGGCGCCCCGCAAGCAACCACGTCGCGCAGCTCACCGGCATCCAGCACCACAGCCCGCAGCTGATCCTGTTCCGCGACGGAGAGCCGCAGTTCGAGGTGAACAACTGGGACATCACCCCGCAGGCGCTGGCCCCGGTGTTCGAGGCCCAGGTGCCGGTCCGTGAGGGCGTGGCGAACGTCGCCACCGACGACAACGTGGAACCCTACCGCCGCCTGATGCGCGCCTACCTTGACGGGCAGCTGAGCGACTGGGCCTTCCAGGACCAGTACGTCAACATGTTCCGCGACGACGCCAGCCTGCGCAGCCAGCGTGAATTCGAGCTGCTCTCGCGCCTGTTCGGCGATCCCGACGCGTACCACGGCGGGCTGCACCAGCTGGGCGCTCCCCAGGGCCGCGGGGACCTGAAAGCCCGCGTGCAGGACCTGCTGACCGAACTGAACTGA
- a CDS encoding phospho-N-acetylmuramoyl-pentapeptide-transferase, translating to MMVVTALLSWFLVGLFIRASKARGWGQPIRKDGPAHQQKEGTPTAGGVPFVLAMTAVFFPLYFTGHAGGPRELLIMLAALAMGVIGGVDDLLKVRSRMVGGKKELLAREKFPLQFIVGLVFAYFAAPLASHELVPGLGPVGDVILLTLVMVGSVNAFNFTDGLDGLLGGVAIIVLLPLLALSPVSALLVAALLGFLWFNAHPARVFMGDMGSHAIGAVAAGAYVLYADVWLLPVAAIIPVVAVLSVVIQVASFRLRGKRVFKMSPIQHHFEHPDVGWPETHVTVRFWMVTAVATALVWWLLGGRP from the coding sequence ATGATGGTCGTCACGGCGCTGCTGTCGTGGTTCCTGGTGGGGCTGTTCATCCGTGCCAGCAAGGCGCGGGGCTGGGGGCAGCCGATCCGCAAGGACGGCCCCGCGCACCAGCAGAAGGAAGGCACGCCCACGGCGGGCGGGGTGCCGTTCGTGCTGGCGATGACGGCCGTGTTCTTCCCGCTGTACTTCACCGGGCACGCGGGCGGCCCCCGGGAACTGCTCATCATGCTCGCGGCGCTGGCGATGGGCGTGATCGGCGGGGTGGACGACCTGCTCAAGGTCCGCTCGCGCATGGTGGGTGGCAAGAAGGAACTGCTGGCCCGCGAGAAGTTCCCGCTGCAGTTCATCGTGGGGCTGGTCTTCGCGTACTTCGCCGCGCCGCTCGCCTCGCACGAACTGGTGCCCGGGCTGGGGCCGGTGGGGGACGTGATCCTGCTCACGCTGGTCATGGTGGGCAGCGTGAACGCCTTCAACTTCACCGACGGCCTGGACGGCCTGCTGGGCGGCGTGGCGATCATCGTGCTGCTGCCGCTGCTGGCGCTGTCCCCGGTCAGTGCGCTGCTGGTCGCGGCGCTGCTGGGCTTCCTGTGGTTCAACGCGCACCCGGCGCGGGTGTTCATGGGGGACATGGGCAGCCACGCGATCGGGGCGGTCGCGGCGGGCGCGTACGTGCTGTACGCGGACGTGTGGCTGCTGCCGGTCGCGGCGATCATCCCGGTGGTGGCGGTCCTCAGCGTGGTCATTCAGGTGGCGTCGTTCCGGCTGCGCGGCAAGCGGGTGTTCAAGATGTCCCCGATCCAGCACCACTTCGAGCATCCCGACGTGGGCTGGCCCGAGACGCACGTCACGGTGCGCTTCTGGATGGTCACGGCGGTCGCGACGGCGCTGGTGTGGTGGCTGCTCGGCGGGCGGCCGTAG
- a CDS encoding HAMP domain-containing protein, with the protein MKYTVLIRQPVNPERKAELEQQLRDRFGLTGEQAQRLSDRRTGRLMKPTGRARAELLLGLFQSVGADVLLEEVREETSVISEPFQGLGPTRPAPQSGLDDAPLAPSQTDAPMSVSGIWPDVDLGSALPDPFAAPPSSSLPGEFMPPAWGGAPPPTASGTPSPFAAETATALMPPPEPADPFAAAFGAPLVTPDKPAEQADVWSDFTGALTLTDATPAPTTPEVAAVPSSAGLGPIVSPLPDTDTQPKLRRSSLRNRMTVGALVPLGVSSLLTLGVLALTLPNLQQNLVQRNAQAVAVAVASNIDPTRGSQSIDPQLQALVNNSSVGFVQVELRDGSRYFSSQTPKVGDLLNAQVSNWLVENPNSAVFRDSISPAKLYRDQATEMRTMGGTANDVDKLEKLAADPSNQAVTNVNYIVQQITVMSKDGRRVVSSERASEADADNVLYTVAVGVENGQPQAALRRTLFLVMFVSLLALAIAAYLALRAARAVVQPIEELVRVADAISMGDLSRPVRAERNDEIGDLAQALERMRLSLDSAMERLRRRRRTN; encoded by the coding sequence ATGAAGTACACGGTTCTCATTCGACAGCCCGTCAACCCCGAACGCAAAGCGGAACTGGAGCAGCAGCTGCGTGACCGGTTCGGCCTGACCGGCGAGCAGGCGCAGCGCCTCAGCGACCGCCGCACCGGCCGCCTGATGAAACCCACCGGCCGGGCGCGGGCCGAACTGCTGCTGGGCCTGTTCCAGTCGGTCGGGGCCGACGTGCTCCTGGAAGAGGTACGCGAGGAAACCAGCGTGATCAGCGAGCCCTTCCAGGGCCTGGGGCCCACCCGACCGGCCCCGCAGAGCGGGCTGGACGACGCGCCCCTGGCGCCCAGTCAGACGGACGCGCCCATGTCGGTCTCGGGCATCTGGCCGGACGTCGATCTGGGCAGCGCGCTGCCCGATCCGTTCGCCGCGCCGCCCTCCAGCTCGCTGCCGGGCGAGTTCATGCCCCCGGCCTGGGGCGGCGCGCCGCCCCCCACGGCGAGCGGCACCCCCTCGCCGTTCGCCGCGGAGACCGCCACGGCCCTGATGCCCCCACCGGAACCGGCCGACCCCTTCGCCGCGGCCTTCGGGGCGCCGCTGGTCACGCCGGACAAACCGGCCGAGCAGGCGGACGTCTGGTCCGACTTCACCGGCGCCCTGACCCTGACCGACGCCACGCCCGCCCCCACCACCCCGGAGGTCGCCGCCGTGCCCAGCAGCGCCGGCCTGGGCCCGATCGTGTCGCCCCTGCCCGATACGGACACGCAGCCCAAGCTGCGCCGCAGCAGCCTGCGCAACCGCATGACCGTCGGCGCCCTGGTGCCGCTGGGCGTCTCCAGCCTGCTCACGCTGGGCGTGCTGGCCCTGACCCTGCCGAACCTGCAACAGAATCTGGTGCAGCGCAACGCGCAGGCGGTGGCGGTGGCCGTCGCCAGCAACATTGACCCGACGCGCGGGAGCCAGAGCATCGACCCGCAGCTGCAGGCCCTCGTGAACAACTCCAGCGTGGGCTTCGTGCAGGTGGAACTCCGCGACGGCTCCCGTTACTTCTCCAGCCAGACGCCCAAGGTGGGCGACCTGCTGAACGCGCAGGTCAGCAACTGGCTGGTTGAGAACCCCAACAGCGCGGTGTTCAGGGACAGCATCTCGCCCGCCAAGCTGTACCGCGATCAGGCCACCGAGATGCGCACCATGGGCGGCACCGCCAACGACGTGGACAAGCTGGAGAAGCTGGCCGCCGATCCCAGCAACCAGGCCGTCACGAACGTGAACTACATCGTCCAGCAGATCACGGTGATGAGCAAGGACGGCCGGCGCGTCGTGAGCAGCGAGCGGGCCAGCGAGGCCGACGCGGACAACGTCCTGTACACCGTCGCGGTGGGCGTGGAGAACGGGCAGCCGCAGGCGGCGCTGCGACGCACGCTGTTCCTGGTGATGTTCGTGTCGCTGCTGGCACTGGCCATCGCGGCCTATCTGGCCCTGCGCGCCGCGCGCGCGGTCGTGCAGCCCATCGAGGAACTCGTGCGCGTGGCCGACGCCATCAGCATGGGTGACCTGAGCCGCCCGGTGCGCGCCGAGCGCAACGACGAGATCGGTGACCTCGCGCAGGCCCTGGAGCGCATGCGCCTGAGCCTGGATTCCGCGATGGAGCGCCTGCGCCGTCGCCGCCGTACCAACTGA
- a CDS encoding 23S rRNA (pseudouridine(1915)-N(3))-methyltransferase RlmH, protein MRIHLITVGEPKLAYARAGWDEYEKRLRRYHKVQVTRVTGKTQALESEAVRRAAGRAPLVLLDPRGRQFTSEGLSAYLDAQGVAGVGELAFAIGGPDGHTDDLRAGAHLLWGLGQLTLPHDLAMVVLAEALYRASTISAGEPYHRG, encoded by the coding sequence TTGAGAATCCACCTGATCACCGTGGGAGAACCGAAACTGGCGTACGCGCGCGCCGGCTGGGACGAGTACGAGAAGCGCCTGCGCCGCTACCACAAGGTGCAGGTGACGCGCGTGACCGGCAAAACCCAGGCCCTGGAGAGCGAGGCGGTGCGCCGCGCCGCCGGGCGCGCGCCGCTGGTGCTGCTCGACCCGCGCGGGCGACAGTTCACGTCCGAGGGCCTGAGCGCGTACCTGGACGCGCAGGGCGTGGCGGGCGTGGGCGAACTGGCCTTCGCCATCGGCGGGCCGGACGGGCACACCGACGACCTGCGGGCCGGGGCGCACCTGCTGTGGGGCCTGGGGCAGCTGACCCTCCCGCACGATCTGGCGATGGTGGTGCTGGCCGAGGCGCTGTACCGGGCGAGCACGATCAGCGCGGGCGAACCCTACCACCGGGGCTGA
- a CDS encoding nucleoside hydrolase yields the protein MTTPRPVILDLDPGHDDAVNILLALASPELRVLGLTTVFGNVGLERTTRNALITRQIARSDVPVYAGADRPLVQERISAEAVHGESGLDGPHLPAPTRGTEDEHAAAFIIRTVRAHPGEVTLVPTGPLTNVALAFRLAPDIIPLVREVVWMGGSTDTGNWTPAAEFNALADPHAAHVVFGSGVPLTMIGLNASHQAIAHPARVELFRDLDTPTGAFVADLLAFFAEHHLERYGWDGGALHDPLTVAYLLRPDLFTVQPMHVQIDLSGGPSHGRTVADLWHVTGNAPNAQVMTRVNADGFFELLRDRIATY from the coding sequence ATGACCACGCCCCGCCCCGTCATCCTGGATCTCGACCCCGGTCACGACGACGCCGTGAACATCCTGCTGGCGCTGGCCAGCCCGGAGCTGCGCGTGCTGGGCCTGACCACCGTATTCGGCAACGTGGGCCTGGAGCGCACCACCCGCAACGCCCTGATCACCCGCCAGATCGCCCGCTCCGACGTGCCGGTCTACGCCGGCGCGGACCGGCCGCTGGTGCAGGAGCGGATCAGCGCCGAGGCGGTGCACGGCGAGAGCGGCCTGGACGGTCCGCACCTGCCGGCGCCCACGCGCGGCACCGAGGACGAGCACGCCGCCGCGTTCATCATCCGCACCGTGCGTGCCCACCCCGGCGAGGTCACGCTGGTGCCCACTGGACCGCTGACGAACGTGGCGCTGGCCTTCCGACTCGCGCCGGACATCATCCCCCTGGTGCGGGAGGTCGTGTGGATGGGGGGCAGCACCGACACCGGCAACTGGACGCCCGCCGCCGAATTCAACGCCCTGGCCGACCCACACGCGGCGCACGTCGTCTTCGGCAGCGGGGTGCCGCTGACCATGATCGGCCTGAACGCCTCCCATCAGGCCATCGCCCACCCCGCCCGCGTGGAGCTGTTCCGCGACCTGGACACCCCCACCGGCGCGTTCGTGGCGGACCTGCTGGCCTTCTTCGCCGAACACCACCTTGAACGCTACGGCTGGGACGGCGGCGCGCTGCACGACCCGCTGACCGTCGCGTACCTGCTGCGCCCCGACCTGTTCACCGTGCAGCCCATGCATGTCCAGATCGACCTGAGCGGCGGCCCCAGCCACGGCCGCACCGTCGCCGACCTCTGGCACGTCACCGGGAACGCCCCCAACGCCCAGGTCATGACCCGGGTGAACGCCGACGGCTTCTTCGAGCTGCTGCGTGACCGCATCGCCACGTACTGA
- a CDS encoding YqjF family protein → MHWPVPPALVQATLPPGVEVDTRDGQAYVGVVPFRMADVAPRLVPAVPGLSAFPELNLRTYVRVNGESGVWFYSLDVTQPLAAALARTFFHLPYRQARMWVDRQGGVTRYASVRTDLRTGPGAFAGAYRPVGPPLSPAPDSLEAWLTDRLRLFSADPAGRVYRGQIHHRPWPLRRAQAEIRVNTLGAAQHFDLSGAPHLLHAGRLDVTAWWLERVR, encoded by the coding sequence ATGCACTGGCCGGTGCCGCCGGCGCTGGTGCAGGCCACGCTGCCCCCCGGGGTGGAGGTCGACACCCGTGACGGGCAGGCGTACGTGGGGGTCGTGCCCTTCCGGATGGCGGACGTGGCCCCCCGGCTGGTGCCTGCCGTGCCGGGCCTGAGTGCCTTTCCGGAGCTGAACCTGCGCACCTATGTCCGCGTGAACGGGGAAAGCGGCGTGTGGTTCTACTCGCTGGACGTGACTCAGCCGCTGGCGGCGGCGCTGGCCCGCACGTTCTTCCACCTGCCCTACCGGCAGGCGCGCATGTGGGTGGACCGGCAGGGGGGCGTGACGCGCTACGCCAGCGTCCGCACCGACCTGCGCACCGGGCCCGGCGCGTTCGCGGGCGCGTACCGCCCGGTCGGGCCGCCCCTCTCCCCCGCCCCGGACAGCCTGGAAGCGTGGCTCACGGATCGCCTGCGGCTGTTCAGCGCCGATCCGGCCGGCCGGGTGTACCGGGGACAGATCCACCACCGGCCGTGGCCGCTGCGGCGCGCGCAGGCCGAGATCCGCGTGAACACCCTGGGCGCCGCCCAGCACTTTGACCTGAGCGGAGCGCCGCACCTGCTGCACGCCGGGCGGCTGGACGTGACCGCCTGGTGGCTGGAGCGCGTGCGCTGA
- a CDS encoding RelA/SpoT family protein, with product MGELRALIASRPEADRERVEAAFVFARDAHAGVNRKSGEPYITHPVAVAVILARLGMDTDSLMAGLLHDTVEDVDGVTFELVERDFGPDVRRIVEGETKVSKLSKQGSQAAEVRESGRDVQAENLRQMLIAMTSDIRIIVVKLADRLHNMRTLGSMKPEKQQRIARETMDIFAPLAHRLGIGQIKWELEDLSFQYLYPDEYAYLQSRLRTRQEERQTLIENAVQQLQDSLTDDLELPEWVSDIDIAGRSKHLWSIHNKMQREGKGLEQIFDLLAIRVILTPRDLVVPPGTDEKRRERAEETREKRICYHTVSIVHSVWTPLPGRFKDYIAVPKPNGYQSLHTTVISPSGQPIEVQIRSRRMHEVAEYGVAAHWMYKQGSQLAQRDRENWIAQLRELQNEINDASDYMDAVKVDILSQRVRVFTPKGLAISLPAGSTPVDFAYHIHTRIGETTVGARVNGSIVPLSHRLGNGDMVEIVTSKNGHPSKDWLNFTVTRSARSKIRHHFRAQERSEALQHGHDLLERYLRKRQLAVRQLMRTKLLEDAAQKLMGSRNPDDLYLALHAGKLTPSAVGKVLSPQLAQEQASGPSRRAPVPRAPEPGGVYVEGFSTNTKLSQCCTPIRGDQVMGYLTRGRGVSVHRIDCPNMIRLLKDEPERCVAASWEAGTPGSVLVDVDVIAPDRAGLLADVLGILAREKRSPTKVEAVVGQEEIAVIHLRLNVAGHGDLEGIRRAILTVKGVQDVIRVGGRKRNGASA from the coding sequence ATGGGAGAACTCAGGGCGCTGATCGCGTCCCGCCCCGAGGCAGACCGGGAGCGGGTGGAGGCGGCCTTCGTGTTCGCCCGCGACGCCCACGCGGGCGTCAACCGCAAGAGCGGCGAACCGTACATCACCCACCCGGTGGCGGTGGCGGTCATCCTGGCGCGGCTGGGCATGGACACCGACAGCCTGATGGCCGGGCTGCTCCACGACACCGTCGAGGACGTGGACGGCGTCACCTTCGAACTCGTCGAGCGGGATTTCGGCCCCGACGTGCGCCGCATCGTGGAAGGCGAGACGAAGGTCAGCAAGCTCAGCAAGCAGGGCTCGCAGGCGGCCGAGGTGCGCGAGTCCGGCCGGGACGTACAGGCCGAGAACCTCCGCCAGATGCTGATCGCCATGACGAGCGACATCCGCATCATCGTGGTCAAGCTCGCCGACCGGCTGCACAACATGCGCACGCTGGGCTCCATGAAGCCCGAGAAGCAGCAGCGGATCGCGCGCGAGACCATGGACATCTTCGCGCCGCTCGCGCACCGCCTGGGGATCGGGCAGATCAAGTGGGAACTCGAGGACCTGAGCTTCCAGTACCTCTACCCCGATGAGTACGCGTACCTCCAGTCGCGGCTGCGCACCCGCCAGGAGGAGCGCCAGACACTGATCGAGAACGCCGTGCAGCAGCTCCAGGACTCCCTGACCGACGATCTGGAGCTGCCGGAGTGGGTGTCGGACATCGACATCGCGGGGCGCAGCAAGCACCTGTGGAGCATCCACAACAAGATGCAGCGCGAGGGCAAAGGCCTGGAGCAGATCTTCGACCTGCTCGCCATCCGCGTGATCCTCACGCCGCGTGACCTCGTGGTGCCGCCCGGCACGGACGAGAAACGCCGCGAACGGGCCGAGGAGACCCGCGAGAAACGCATCTGCTACCACACGGTCAGCATCGTGCACAGCGTCTGGACGCCGCTGCCGGGCCGCTTCAAGGACTACATCGCGGTGCCCAAACCCAACGGGTACCAGTCGCTGCACACGACCGTGATCAGCCCCAGCGGGCAGCCCATTGAGGTGCAGATCCGCTCCCGGCGCATGCACGAGGTCGCGGAGTACGGCGTCGCCGCGCACTGGATGTACAAGCAGGGCAGCCAGCTCGCGCAGCGCGACCGCGAGAACTGGATCGCGCAGCTGCGCGAACTCCAGAACGAGATCAACGACGCCTCGGACTACATGGACGCCGTGAAGGTGGACATCCTGTCGCAGCGGGTGCGGGTCTTCACGCCCAAGGGCCTCGCGATCAGCCTCCCGGCGGGGAGTACCCCGGTGGACTTCGCGTACCACATCCACACCCGCATCGGCGAGACGACCGTGGGCGCGCGCGTGAACGGCTCCATCGTGCCGCTGTCGCACCGGCTGGGCAACGGCGACATGGTCGAGATCGTCACCAGCAAGAACGGCCACCCCAGCAAGGACTGGCTGAACTTCACGGTGACCCGCTCGGCGCGCAGCAAGATCCGCCACCACTTCCGCGCGCAGGAACGCAGCGAGGCCCTCCAGCACGGGCACGACCTGCTCGAACGCTACCTGCGCAAGCGGCAGCTGGCCGTGCGGCAGCTCATGCGCACCAAGCTGCTGGAGGACGCCGCGCAGAAACTCATGGGCTCGCGCAACCCGGACGACCTGTATCTGGCGCTGCACGCCGGGAAACTCACGCCCAGCGCCGTGGGCAAGGTCCTGTCCCCGCAACTGGCGCAGGAACAGGCGTCCGGCCCCAGCCGCCGCGCGCCCGTCCCCAGGGCGCCCGAACCGGGCGGCGTGTACGTGGAGGGCTTCAGCACGAACACCAAGCTCAGCCAATGCTGCACGCCCATCCGGGGCGATCAGGTCATGGGCTACCTGACGCGCGGGCGCGGTGTGAGCGTGCACCGCATCGACTGCCCGAACATGATCCGCCTGCTGAAGGACGAGCCGGAACGCTGCGTGGCCGCCTCGTGGGAGGCCGGCACGCCGGGCAGCGTCCTGGTGGACGTGGACGTCATCGCGCCCGACCGCGCCGGGCTGCTCGCGGACGTGCTGGGCATCCTGGCGCGCGAGAAACGCAGCCCCACCAAGGTGGAGGCCGTGGTGGGCCAGGAGGAGATCGCCGTGATCCACCTGCGCCTGAACGTCGCCGGGCACGGCGACCTGGAGGGCATCCGCCGCGCGATTCTCACGGTGAAGGGCGTGCAGGACGTGATCCGCGTGGGCGGACGCAAACGCAACGGCGCCAGCGCGTAA
- a CDS encoding class I SAM-dependent methyltransferase, with amino-acid sequence MTEYHPLHLPDLTRLFAARAALPASGTTVYRAAHLTETGGQFTLDVAGDAGVLSLYVPLSPPDEAALAAACGEAAGLAGVYLKRRPVEARHAANVAREDLSPPDPVWGEARPELTALEAGVPLLIRPGADLSIGVFTDARPARAWVRANAGGRRVLNTFAYTCGFGLSAALGGAAAVKNVDLSRKVLAWGQENYALSGLGAPDTDFLFGDVFEWLARLERRGDTFDLVVLDPPSFARGKAGVWRSERDYARLMAQAARVTAPGGQVLALLNHAGVNGATFGRMAAAGLDAAGRRGAAQTRFGAGEDYPGARHLKVHAWQLD; translated from the coding sequence GTGACCGAGTACCACCCCCTGCACCTGCCTGACCTGACTCGCCTGTTTGCGGCGCGCGCCGCGCTGCCCGCGTCGGGCACGACCGTGTACCGCGCCGCGCACCTGACCGAGACGGGCGGGCAGTTCACGCTGGACGTCGCCGGGGACGCCGGGGTGCTCAGCCTGTACGTGCCGCTGAGCCCGCCGGACGAGGCGGCGCTGGCGGCGGCCTGCGGCGAGGCGGCGGGGCTGGCCGGGGTGTACCTGAAGCGGCGGCCCGTGGAGGCCCGGCACGCGGCGAACGTGGCCCGCGAGGACCTGTCCCCCCCGGACCCGGTGTGGGGCGAGGCGCGGCCCGAGCTGACGGCGCTGGAGGCCGGGGTGCCGCTCCTGATCCGCCCCGGGGCGGACCTGAGCATCGGGGTGTTCACGGACGCCCGCCCGGCGCGGGCCTGGGTGCGCGCGAACGCGGGGGGGCGGCGGGTGCTGAACACCTTCGCGTACACCTGCGGCTTCGGCCTGAGCGCGGCGCTGGGCGGGGCGGCGGCCGTGAAGAACGTGGACCTGTCGCGCAAGGTGCTGGCGTGGGGTCAGGAGAACTACGCCCTGAGTGGCCTGGGCGCCCCGGACACGGATTTCCTGTTCGGGGACGTGTTCGAGTGGCTCGCGCGGCTGGAGCGCCGGGGGGACACGTTCGATCTGGTGGTGCTCGACCCACCCAGTTTCGCGCGCGGCAAGGCCGGTGTGTGGCGCTCGGAGCGGGACTACGCGCGGCTGATGGCGCAGGCGGCGCGGGTCACGGCGCCGGGCGGACAGGTGCTCGCCCTGCTGAACCACGCAGGCGTGAACGGCGCGACGTTCGGGCGCATGGCGGCGGCGGGCCTGGACGCGGCCGGGCGGCGCGGCGCGGCGCAGACTCGCTTTGGCGCGGGCGAGGACTACCCGGGCGCGCGGCACCTCAAGGTGCACGCCTGGCAGCTGGACTGA